From a region of the Rathayibacter sp. VKM Ac-2804 genome:
- a CDS encoding SDR family oxidoreductase, translated as MTRSIPIPDLSGRLAVVTGASDGIGRVIATRLAAAGAELVLPVRSAAKGEAAAAGIRRSTPGAVVSTRPLDLSSLRSVSALAEGLLAGGRPIDLLVNNAGVMQPPQRQVTEDGFELQFGTNHLGHFALTLGLLPLLANARVVHQTSIAARSGAIAWDDLDGAREYDAMRSYVQSKIAVGLFARELEARSAAAGWGVTSTLAHPGVSPTNLLAAQPGLGRTEQVRGRGLIVLLARLGIAGTVESAAQPALLAATAPDGGGFYGPTRLIGGPAARRTPWAPLRSADDARRLWDVSEQLTGVRSPA; from the coding sequence ATGACCCGCAGCATCCCGATCCCCGACCTGTCCGGTCGGCTCGCCGTCGTCACCGGCGCGAGCGACGGCATCGGCCGCGTGATCGCCACCCGGCTCGCCGCGGCCGGCGCCGAGCTGGTCCTGCCCGTGCGCTCGGCGGCGAAGGGCGAGGCGGCCGCGGCGGGGATCCGGCGCTCGACGCCCGGCGCCGTCGTGAGCACGCGCCCGCTCGACCTCTCCTCCCTCCGCTCGGTGTCCGCGCTCGCCGAGGGCCTGCTGGCCGGCGGCCGCCCGATCGACCTGCTCGTGAACAACGCCGGCGTGATGCAGCCGCCGCAGCGGCAGGTGACGGAGGACGGCTTCGAGCTGCAGTTCGGCACGAACCACCTCGGCCACTTCGCGCTGACGCTCGGCCTGCTGCCGCTGCTCGCGAACGCCCGCGTCGTGCACCAGACGAGCATCGCCGCGCGCAGCGGAGCGATCGCCTGGGACGACCTCGACGGCGCCCGCGAGTACGACGCGATGCGCTCCTACGTGCAGTCGAAGATCGCGGTCGGCCTCTTCGCCCGCGAGCTGGAGGCCCGGAGCGCCGCGGCCGGCTGGGGAGTGACGAGCACCCTCGCGCACCCCGGCGTCTCGCCGACGAACCTGCTGGCGGCGCAGCCCGGCCTCGGCCGCACGGAGCAGGTGCGGGGCCGCGGCCTGATCGTGCTGCTCGCGCGGCTGGGCATCGCCGGCACCGTCGAGAGCGCCGCGCAGCCCGCCCTGCTGGCGGCCACCGCTCCTGACGGCGGCGGGTTCTACGGCCCGACCCGGCTGATCGGCGGGCCGGCGGCGCGCCGCACCCCCTGGGCACCGCTGCGCAGCGCCGACGACGCCCGCCGCCTCTGGGACGTCTCGGAGCAGCTGACGGGCGTGCGCTCCCCGGCGTGA